ACCCGTTATTGGCTGAAATCGAGTCGGCCGTGCACGCCGTGATGTATGGGAATGTTCCAGTGGTGTTGGGCGACCTTGGGCGTCGGCCGTGTAGTCATTCGCCACGTTTCCATCGTCGCCGTAGTTTGTTCGGTGTTTGGCCGTGGTATGGCTCTCGGCCGGCGGTGGGGAGGTCGGCCGACGAGTGGCGTTCGGAGTGGACAACGCTGGGTGGTAGCTCAGCGGTGTCCTGAGCGCCGGCGAGGGCTTGTCTAAGTGGCGTCGGTTCGGGTGAGGAGCTTCGGTGCAGAAgagattaaaataatgaattaaaaaatattaaaaattaatttttaatttgagacGGGTCATATCCCGGTAGGTGAATCGGGTTATCGGGTCGGACGGGTTTACCAGTCTGAATCCCTTTTctcgaatataataataaaaaattttatttaaaaagttactttAAAATATATAGTTGCTATTCATTTTTATGTGGGTCCCATCCACCGTGAGAGAATCGTTGCCGACCACAGTCGACTTCGGTCAGCAGTGGAAatagagggagaagagagagtcAAGCGTGAAAGAAATcagataatttctttattttttaatttttaatactataaaaaatctaaaatttataaatttgtgccatatttaacttaaattaattttcctttaacaAGAGCTTTATTTTTGCAACGCAGACAGACTTTTCATCAATGAGAACCACATGGTATAATAGGCCCTTGCAACTTACGCCGATTGACGCAAGAGATTCAACTTTCTAGGAAAATCGGAAATCTCTTTTGTATTGTATGTTtactttgttgttgaaagacTGTAACCAGGAAAGCAACCCAATGGCAACGCAACCAAGTGAAGAATTAAGAAATTCGAATCATGCAGATCCAGCAACAGGTACACATTCAAGTTCTGACCAAGAAAGAATATGGTATAATCGATTCCCAAATATGCTGGAACTAGTATTTTCTCatggttctttttattttctttgtcacCAAACATTGGATCAGCTCCTTCTCAATCCAGAGGTGCTCAAAGTGTGTTATTCCTCAAAAGAgttatttaattgtgaaatcTCAATCTTCatgaaattattcttttctgGACACTTCtcaatatctcttttttttttttttggtcagacacTTCTCAATATTTGCAAGGAAAAAGTATTAACAAGATGGCCTGAAAAGTTTGCATCTATTGCAGAAATATTGGAACAGGAAGCAAAAAGTCACTATTACCGACCATTGTTGCACGCAGCATTCAAGGGTGATTGGGAATCTGCTAAAAGATTTTTCGAACGAGATTCTGCTTCAAAGACAGCCAAAATAACAAGCAGATCAGAAACAGCGCTTCACATAGCTGCTTTCAGTGCACAAgaccattttgttgagaaacTGGTTGAGCTCTTGTCTCCATATCCGATAGCGCTTGAAGAGGTTGATTGTGATGGCTGCACAGCCCTCCACGTTGCTGTCCTGTGTGGAAGAATAAGGATGGTCAAGGCATTAGTTGGAAGTAATCCTAAGTTGACGCAACTTGCAGATAATGAAGGACGTGTTCCTTTGGAAATATCTGCTATCGAAGCTTCTATGCATAAGGAGATTGCCTGGTTCTTGGCGAAAAGGACGACAGACGATGGGTCAAGTCATCATCCCTTCAGCAGTCCGTCTGCGTTTAAAACCATGATAGGCCTTACCTACGCTGGTTATCACGGTAAGATTGCCATCACTCTTTTATCTCAATTCCTTCTGTTTTTGCCGTCACTCTAGACTTGGCTTATTTTCCTGATCAACTTTACTGGTGAATACGGACAGATATCACCCTTTATCTGGTCGGGCGGTACCCTCACTTAATTACCATGAGAAGCAGAGATCCTGATGGACCCTATTCTATACTGGATGCGTTGGCGAGGATGGTGTTTCACTTTCCCAGCGGAACCAGGCTCAGTTTTTTGGAAGCATTGATATACAAATGTGAGTACTTTCTGCACTCTGCATCCCTTCATTACTGATTCCCTTCAAGATGATCATACCTGGCTCATCACTCACTATTTTGTTTCCGAACTGAAGGTATTCCAGTGGACTTGAACTCCGAACcaacaaatgaaaattcgaaTCCTGGTGGGTGGGCTTTTTTGTCGTTGGGCATTATCTTAGGACCTTTCATGATTTTAAACTTTAAGTCAATTTTCTTAGATTGATTTCTTCCGTACTGGCAAAAGAAACCGGAAATTATCGTTTCTTTGTAAGACATATTCTTGTTCCTTAACCTAGTTCTACTTTAATAATGGCCTGAAATCAAACTACTTTACGGATTAGATGATTCAACCAAGTTTATAAGTATTGTATAGCTTAATTAATTGGACAACGTAACCTAGTGCATAAGTGTCGAATTACGAGGTCTTACAATGATTTCATATCCGGTAATAAGGTTTTCATTGTAACTTGATTGCAGCAAGGTCACTTTGGAATGCTGTCAAAATTGTAGGTACGCTTCCATTTTATCAAGATACTATCTCTATCTTCGTTCTTCTCTCTACTAAAAGTTGCTTGTTTGTTTTTCACTTGTTTTGTAAGTCTAAAAAAGCTCATACTTGATTCTTTGCCATAATTTGGGAAAGAATTTGTGTTAGGCCCATTGCCAGTATGAAAAAATTGTCACATATTCACCATTGGATGAGTGACATGTGTGaaatgatgacatgtgtgtttgaaattaattttgtaattaaaattttccacttAACTATTCAATAGTGAATGTGTAACTTATTTTTTAAGCTATTGATCGatctaataaaaattgaaaaattgggagaagtgttaaaaagtcataaactttttatgccaatttagtcatttccggctaattttggtcggattttgctgactcGGACGCGGGCTGGTCGACGTGGTAGTCGACCGGTATtgatgtggacaacttttaataatattttaatattttaatatttttgatttttttttttttttccttttcttcctccttcctccagctgGTTGTTGGACCTCGGCGATTGGCCGAGAGGTGACGGCCgtgaggtcgaggtcgaccaccggccacctcgctagtggcgaTGAGGGTGGACTCATGCGGGCGGCGACGACCTGCCGCCCATCGCCTCTAGTAGACCACtaaggtccggcgaccggctggaagaagaaagaggagaagtaaaaaaaaaaaaaaaaaaaattcaaaatattaaaatattattaaaagttgttcacgtCGGCGCCGATCACCACATTAGCCGACAAAGATCCAGTAAGTAAAATTCAGCgaaaattggccgaaaatgactaaattggcataacgtaaaaaaatttaggactacattgacataaaaaaggtttaggattaaatttgcacaaatgcaaaaggtttaggactttttttaacaCCTCTCCCaataaaaattcttcaaaaaattcttcaaactcaaacaaagttatatatgattttcattgttaatatttttatgtatTGAAAGATTTCAAATATTCACCAAATTCTAATTGCAAGAGTTGTgaaattgttataaaaaaaattaaaaaaagaaaacttgaaaCTTCAAATTAAGGCGAGATGTGATGTTAACCTAGGAATTTCTTGCCTATGGGTAAATGATCTAAGCAAAAGATATTGAATAAGAGTTATGTAAACCTAGCACTTTTCCTTCAATCTTGATTGGTGAAATCATGTTCACTTTATCATCTCTATCAAGTATGTAAATTTTTCGGGAAAAGTAAGAACAATGAGCCCATTATGTATTTGTTTCCTCCTTTATGGGTGAAGTGCCTAAAGCCTTAACTTCTTTGACTACCACTTCATTTGAATACAGTACGAAATAAAACGTTGACGGGGTGCAAGAAGTGGGCATGGGACCGGGGGCCTAGCGTCATTGACTATGAAATAAGGTTGCAATAGATAATGCCATGGGTTTATCATTTAATCACATTTAACATAGCAAATTTGCACTTTTAGTTGGCAACTCTAAGAAGGCGTGAAGAATAGGAACAGAGCAGGtgggaaaaatcaaaataatttgttgGGAGGCATTCGAATAGAAGAATTAGTGGGGGCGAGAGTCATGGGTCCCAACAAAATCGTGCATCCCAAAATTCCACCCCAAGTTATATATCCTATACCAAGAAGCTGTTAATTAGATAATAAAAGGAGTTTCCTCCTCTTCTTATAATCCTGTAATTTAGATTTGTTGGGAGCACTCAAGAAAATAAGACCTGAATACATCAGGCTGTAATGGAAGAATTGCGCTCTCAAGATTACCTGAAAAGATGGACAACTCAAAGTGCGCAAAAATTAGCCCAACAACCACCTGATAGCTAAAAAAGATTCTATAGTTCCCAAAACTTATTCACAACTTTTGCTAGTAGTTGCACTTATCATCTTTACCCAACTTTTATATGCATCCGAAATACCCTTTAGCCTTctccccaatttttttctttttgtcaaagaaCATAAAGGAAACAGAGGTATAGTGTTGTGTATTTTTATAGAATTAGGTGTAACAAGTAAACTTGAACTTGACATACCATTATGTGACCTcatgtggaagttttgattTTGTTAGAGACAGATagaatgggaaagaaaaaaaaatcgctaCATAAATAACAATCCATTGGATTGTATTATtaatatgatatttttattactaGTTGCTATGCATATTTGaataatattatctaaaataatCTTATATATGTTCTAGCTAGATAAATGTGATTAGCATGGTTATTTTCTGAGTTGTTTGATTAGGTTAAGTCTTATAATTATATTCTCTTGTTATGACAAATGCggaatgacaaaaaaaagtagaactaagaagaataaaagaacacaTAGATTTACGTGGAAAATCCTTGCGAGAAAAATTACAGGG
This genomic stretch from Eucalyptus grandis isolate ANBG69807.140 chromosome 3, ASM1654582v1, whole genome shotgun sequence harbors:
- the LOC104440221 gene encoding uncharacterized protein LOC104440221, yielding MATQPSEELRNSNHADPATEILEQEAKSHYYRPLLHAAFKGDWESAKRFFERDSASKTAKITSRSETALHIAAFSAQDHFVEKLVELLSPYPIALEEVDCDGCTALHVAVLCGRIRMVKALVGSNPKLTQLADNEGRVPLEISAIEASMHKEIAWFLAKRTTDDGSSHHPFSSPSAFKTMIGLTYAGYHDITLYLVGRYPHLITMRSRDPDGPYSILDALARMVFHFPSGTRLSFLEALIYKCIPVDLNSEPTNENSNPARSLWNAVKIHHPSPLERASNRAATLDVDPDGDHVASDHGQAITYFIALRNISLADTWGMLKHVTVVCWLCLMGVVFMGNVVRLCVWVLRKWGLLEEERGRIQMKTMKTSMSKCDGLCDNRVN